The genomic region AGTAGATCAAATCTATAATCTCGCCTGCCCGGCTTCTCCCGTGCATTATCAGTTCAATCCTGTAAAAACCATTAAAACATCGGTCATGGGCGCCATAAATATGCTGGGGTTGGCCGAACGTGTCAAAGCCAGGATTTTGCAGGCTTCCACCAGCGAAGTTTATGGCGATCCGCAGGTCCATCCGCAACCGGAAACTTATTGGGGCAATGTTAATCCTATCGGTATCAGAAGTTGTTACGACGAAGGCAAGCGTGTTGCGGAAACGCTTTTTATGGATTATCACCGCCAGAACAAAGTAGATATCCGCATTGTCAGGATTTTCAATACCTATGGCCCGCGCATGCATCCCAATGACGGTCGGGTAGTAAGCAATTTTATAGTTCAGTCTTTAAAAGGCAAACCTATAACAGTTTATGGCGACGGCTCGCAAACACGTTCATTTTGTTATGTGGACGATATGGTCGAAGCCCTGATGCGTATGATGAACCAAAAAGAATCCATAGGCCCTGTAAATTTGGGTAATCCTACAGAATTCACCATTCTGGAACTGGCCAATCTGGTGAAAAAGAAATTGAAAAGCAAACAAAAAATCAATTTTTTGCCTCTTCCCAGTGATGACCCCAGGCAAAGAAAACCGGATATAAAGTTGGCAAAAAAAATATTGAAATGGACA from Candidatus Margulisiibacteriota bacterium harbors:
- a CDS encoding SDR family oxidoreductase — its product is VDQIYNLACPASPVHYQFNPVKTIKTSVMGAINMLGLAERVKARILQASTSEVYGDPQVHPQPETYWGNVNPIGIRSCYDEGKRVAETLFMDYHRQNKVDIRIVRIFNTYGPRMHPNDGRVVSNFIVQSLKGKPITVYGDGSQTRSFCYVDDMVEALMRMMNQKESIGPVNLGNPTEFTILELANLVKKKLKSKQKINFLPLPSDDPRQRKPDIKLAKKILKWTPEIKLEEGLDKTIKYFENINK